Proteins co-encoded in one Montipora capricornis isolate CH-2021 chromosome 12, ASM3666992v2, whole genome shotgun sequence genomic window:
- the LOC138025400 gene encoding uncharacterized protein, with protein sequence MILNLKELNRFIVYHHFKMDNIESCIHLMKPMCFMASIDLSDAYFSVPVDPSHQKYLKFLWKGRLYQFTCLAQGLSCAPRVFTKLLKPVYSLLRLKGHVSSGYLDDSFLEGDSYDACLSNVQDTLTLLRDLGFCPNLDKSVVQPTHVLEHLGFILNSLDMSVSITDCNFRKFLDTADKILQGTIIPIRLVARLVGIMVSFFPGVEYARLFYRQLEIEKSIALKNSGWNFESDMTLSETAKGDIVWWIHHAQTSKRKINHGKVTRELRTDASTHGWGAFSEGVSTGGRWSPQEAQLHINALELLAVFFGLKALCSSEHHCHNNITREIWQWCKDREIWITPAHIPGVENTEADLASRVFNDQTEWKLDPQSHSTSSAKIGRGPSRDGSGGPSLANSVLVPQTNKAPCTEPSATSQSAQHRTSAFQPREGTPIGGTTTANGMSLVRESLRDQGVSERAQEIILQSWREGTQKQYRIYLQKWTTFCSRRGVNTIQPSISEVLDFLTELFDGGLGYSGLNTARCALSSVILLDGNKTVGSHPLVNRFLKAVFNARPCVPRYQSIWDTSLVLSYLKTFAPLESLNLKDLTFKLVMLIALVTGQRCQSIYLMDLASMQKNADHYKFVIGDLVKQSAPGRKQPELILPAF encoded by the exons ATGATTTTAAATCTGAAAGAGTTAAACCGTTTCATTGTTTACCACCATTTTAAGATGGACAATATCGAAAGTTGTATACACTTGATGAAACCCATGTGTTTCATGGCATCCATTGATCTTTCAGATGCCTATTTCTCAGTACCAGTTGACCCTTCACATCAAAAATATCTTAAATTTTTATGGAAAGGGAGACTATATCAGTTCACTTGCCTTGCTCAAGGACTCTCGTGTGCCCCTAGGGTGTTTACCAAACTTCTTAAACCTGTGTACTCACTTTTACGACTCAAGGGACATGTTTCTAGTGGTTATTTAGACGACTCTTTCTTAGAAGGCGATTCCTATGATGCATGTTTATCTAATGTTCAGGACACCCTCACCCTTCTAAGAGATTTGGGTTTCTGCCCCAACTTGGATAAATCAGTCGTCCAACCTACCCATGTTCTTGAGCATTTGGGatttattttaaattccttGGACATGTCTGTTAGTATCACTGATTGTAACTTCAGAAAGTTCCTGGATACAGCTGACAAGATTTTACAAGGCACGATAATTCCTATCAGACTTGTAGCCAGATTAGTGGGTATTATGGTATCCTTTTTCCCTGGTGTTGAGTATGCCAGACTTTTTTACAGACAACTTGAGATTGAAAAATCCATTGCTCTGAAAAATTCTGGCTGGAATTTTGAAAGTGATATGACATTATCTGAGACAGCTAAGGGTGACATTGTCTGGTGGATTCACCATGCCCAAACATCTAAACGCAAGATTAATCATGGGAAAGTTACGCGGGAACTTAGAACCGATGCCTCTACCCATGGGTGGGGTGCTTTCTCAGAGGGTGTCTCTACTGGTGGCAGATGGTCACCTCAAGAAGCTCAGCTGCACATTAATGCCCTGGAACTTCTAGCTGTGTTTTTTGGACTTAAGGCTTTATGTTCTTCAGAACATCACTGCCATAACAACATTACCAGGGAAATATGGCAGTGGTGTAAGGACAGAGAGATCTGGATTACACCAGCGCATATCCCTGGTGTTGAGAATACTGAAGCTGATCTTGCTTCTCGAGTGTTTAATGACCAGACAGAGTGGAAACTTGATCCACAA TCTCATTCCACAAGTTCTGCAAAAATTGGAAGAGGACCAAGCAGAGATGGTTCTGGTGGCCCCTCATTGGCCAACTCAGTTCTGGTTCCCCAAACTAACAAGGCTCCTTGTACAGAACCCAGTGCTACTTCCCAATCAGCTCAACATCGTACATCTGCCTTTCAACCCAGGGAAGGCACACCCATTGGGGGAACGACTACTGCTAATGGCATGTCACTTGTCAGGGAAAGCCTCCGAGACCAAGGCGTATCTGAGAGAGCTCAAGAAATCATCCTTCAGTCCTGGAGGGAAGGGACCCAGAAACAGTACCGAATTTACTTACAGAAGTGGACTACATTCTGCAGTAGAAGGGGTGTTAATACCATTCAACCATCTATATCAGAGGTCCTAGATTTTCTAACAGAACTGTTCGATGGGGGCCTGGGTTACAGTGGACTGAATACAGCTCGCTGTGCGTTATCATCAGTCATTCTCTTAGATGGAAACAAGACTGTGGGTTCTCACCCATTAGTTAATCGCTTTCTTAAAGCAGTGTTTAATGCCAGGCCATGTGTACCTAGATATCAGTCTATATGGGATACATCACTTGTCTTATCATATCTCAAAACTTTTGCACCACTTGAATCTTTAAATCTTAAAGATCTCACTTTTAAGCTGGTTATGTTAATTGCATTAGTCACAGGCCAGAGATGCCAATCCATTTATCTTATGGATTTAGCTAGCATGCAAAAGAATGCAGATCACTATAAATTTGTTATTGGTGATCTTGTTAAGCAATCTGCACCAGGCAGAAAACAGCCTGAGCTCATTCTTCCAGCTTTTTAG
- the LOC138026768 gene encoding uncharacterized protein has product MGLVQDMAPVVKTLQEAHDASLLHDVDEDASAESASDSGEHEVDEPPSKRPKSDLGTQSSSPKTGESTNASNSKVDSLVTEVTEDEVTGPAISEKIASVLNNILASGLNEQAIKRRKENIHRPSNSKLLTQTRVNPEIWDIAKKQTRSMDSRLQALQDTLVKGLIPLADLTGKVGESLDSDTVMPTKEALWEGLSNFLLLVAAANHSLNICRRDMFKTELDDNYKALCNNKHPIGSELFGDDFTERLKTVTESNKAAKQLTRSNKSVSQKYKGSSKPFLAQVGRNQRPFNQYNSNTRGYQRNSRHNYRKEPSKTESKTTKQTVKQS; this is encoded by the coding sequence ATGGGGCTCGTGCAAGATATGGCACCTGTGGTAAAAACACTACAAGAAGCTCACGATGCTTCACTTCTTCACGACGTGGACGAGGATGCCTCGGCCGAAAGCGCCAGTGATAGTGGCGAACACGAGGTCGATGAACCTCCGAGTAAACGACCCAAATCTGACTTGGGTACACAGTCCAGTTCTCCTAAGACAGGGGAATCAACAAACGCCTCTAACAGCAAGGTGGATTCTCTTGTCACAGAAGTGACAGAGGACGAAGTGACGGGGCCAGCGATctctgaaaaaatcgcaagcgTGCTCAACAACATACTCGCTAGTGGTCTAAATGAACAAGCCATAAAGAGGCGGAAAGAGAACATTCACAGACCTTCAAACAGCAAATTGCTTACACAAACTCGTGTCAACCCAGAGATTTGGGACATTGCTAAGAAGCAGACACGTAGCATGGATTCCAGGCTACAAGCCTTACAGGACACCCTGGTAAAGGGATTAATTCCACTGGCTGATTTGACAGGGAAAGTAGGCGAATCCTTGGATTCAGACACTGTTATGCCTACCAAAGAAGCCTTATGGGAAGGCTTATCAAATTTTCTCCTACTTGTGGCTGCAGCAAATCACAGCTTAAACATTTGTCGCCGTGATATGTTCAAAACAGAGTTGGATGACAACTATAAGGCCTTGTGTAACAACAAGCACCCTATTGGGAGTGAACTTTTTGGAGATGACTTCACAGAACGGCTCAAAACTGTCACAGAGAGTAACAAAGCAGCTAAACAACTCACAAGGTCCAATAAATCAGTTTCTCAGAAGTATAAAGGCTCATCAAAACCTTTTTTAGCCCAAGTGGGGCGCAACCAGCGCCCCTTCAATCAATACAATTCCAATACACGAGGCTACCAGAGAAACAGCCGTCACAACTACAGGAAGGAACCTTCCAAAACAGAATCCAAGACTACCAAACAGACTGTGAAACAGTCGTAA